A section of the Acidimicrobiales bacterium genome encodes:
- a CDS encoding replication initiator, translating into CTSLPDGVALKACGSRRETRCPSCASVYRADARHLVRAGLAGGKGVDEAIVTHPAVLVTLTAPSFGTVHAARSGAPCHIREPRRHCPHGRPLACFERHDGANELVGSPLCPDCYDYEGAVLHNAATPELWRRTTIYVARHLAAVLGLTQAETRRRIRLSFCRVAEFQRRGVVHLHAVVRADGLDGGVPPVDAEQLAAACLHAARAVSVPHPRGMARWGRELDAQVLDRAHGRAQRVAGYVAKYATKSSEDTGVGFTRGRRARCAPLSDTP; encoded by the coding sequence GTGCACCTCACTCCCCGACGGCGTGGCGCTGAAGGCCTGCGGCAGCCGGCGGGAGACCCGGTGCCCTTCCTGTGCGTCCGTCTACCGCGCCGACGCCCGCCATCTGGTCCGGGCAGGGCTCGCCGGTGGGAAGGGCGTCGACGAGGCGATCGTGACGCATCCCGCTGTGCTCGTGACCCTCACCGCTCCGAGCTTCGGCACGGTGCACGCGGCGAGGAGCGGTGCGCCCTGCCACATTAGGGAGCCCAGGCGCCATTGCCCCCATGGCCGGCCGCTCGCCTGCTTCGAACGCCACGACGGTGCCAACGAGCTGGTCGGCAGTCCCCTGTGCCCCGACTGCTACGACTACGAGGGCGCCGTGCTCCACAACGCCGCCACCCCGGAGCTGTGGCGGCGCACCACCATCTACGTCGCCCGTCACCTGGCCGCGGTGCTCGGGCTCACCCAGGCCGAGACCCGTCGGCGGATCCGGCTCTCCTTCTGCCGGGTGGCCGAGTTCCAGCGCCGGGGCGTCGTCCACCTTCACGCCGTCGTCCGGGCCGACGGGCTCGACGGTGGCGTCCCGCCGGTCGATGCCGAGCAACTCGCCGCCGCCTGCCTGCACGCCGCCCGGGCGGTGTCGGTCCCACACCCCAGAGGAATGGCCCGCTGGGGTCGCGAGCTCGACGCCCAGGTGCTCGATCGGGCGCACGGGCGGGCCCAGCGGGTGGCCGGCTATGTGGCCAAGTACGCCACCAAGTCGTCTGAGGACACCGGCGTCGGCTTCACCCGAGGACGCCGAGCAAGGTGCGCCCCGCTGAGCGACACGCCGTGA